CGCGTCCTGGGCTTGAGGCCCAAGCGCCGCAGGGCCTCCTCCACCTCCTTAAGCCGCTTGGCGTGAAGCCCCCGCTCCACGGGAAAGCCCTCCTCGGCGGCGAAGGCGCGCCAGCGCTCCTGGAGGGTCCACTCCGGGCTTTCCTCCGCCTGGTCCCACCCCTCCAGAAGGGCGCCCCCGGGCTTCAGGACCCGGATGGCCTCGGCCAGGACCTTGGGCCAGTCGGGGACGAGGTGCCAGAGGTGGACGACGATGACCCCGTGGACGCTCTCGTCCGGGAGGGGGATGGCCCGGGCGTCCGCCTGGACGACCTGGACCTTGCGGTCCACCCCCGCGATCTTCTGGCGGAAGACCTCCAGCATGGCGGCATCGGCATCCAGGGCGATGTACCGGTACCCCCGGGCGATGAGGGGAAGGGCGATGCGCCCCGTGCCCACCCCGAGCTCCAGGAACACGGGCTCCTCCCCCTTCGGGTGCACCGCGGAGGCCATGGCCGTGGCGATCTGGCCCGCCACCTCGGGCGGGTGGGCCCTCAGCCTGTCGTAGGCGTAGGCCACCCTCAAGAGGGCGCTGGACATCCTTACCTTATTCTACGGGGTATGCTTTAGGGCATGAAAGGGCTCATCCTGGCCGCGGGAAGGGGCACGAGGCTTCGTCCCCTGACCCACACCCGCCCCAAGCCCGCCATCCGGGTGGCGGGGCGGCCCATCATCCACTACGCCGTGGAGAACCTCCTGGAGGCCGGGGTCCGGGAGATCGGGGTCGTGGTCTCCCCGGAGACCGAGCGGGACCTGAAGGTGGCCCTCGAGGGCTACCCCGTCCGCTATGTCCTTCAGGAGGAACCCCAGGGGCTGGCCCACGCGGTGGACGTGGCCCGGGACTTCCTGGGGGAAAGCCCCTTCGTCCTCTACCTGGGGGACAACCTCTTCCAAAAGGGCATCCGGCGCTTCCTGGGGGCCTTCAAGCCCGGCGTGA
This region of Thermus thermophilus genomic DNA includes:
- a CDS encoding class I SAM-dependent methyltransferase, with protein sequence MSSALLRVAYAYDRLRAHPPEVAGQIATAMASAVHPKGEEPVFLELGVGTGRIALPLIARGYRYIALDADAAMLEVFRQKIAGVDRKVQVVQADARAIPLPDESVHGVIVVHLWHLVPDWPKVLAEAIRVLKPGGALLEGWDQAEESPEWTLQERWRAFAAEEGFPVERGLHAKRLKEVEEALRRLGLKPRTREVARWREERTPREALEALSERLYSFTQGLPEPVHARVMERLWAWAEAELGDLDRPFPVEKRFLLRVSRLG